One genomic segment of Hordeum vulgare subsp. vulgare chromosome 2H, MorexV3_pseudomolecules_assembly, whole genome shotgun sequence includes these proteins:
- the LOC123424755 gene encoding serine/arginine-rich-splicing factor SR34-like — translation MSRRWSRTIYVGNLPGDIREREVEDLFYKYGRIVEIDLKVPPRPPGFAFVEFEDPRDAEDAIQGRDGYNFDGNRLRVELAHGGRANSSSLPNSHGGGGRRGGVSRHTEYRVLVTGLPSSASWQDLKDHMRKAGDVCFSEVYREGGGTIGIVDYTNYDDMKYAIRKLDDTEFKNAFSRAPIRVKEYAGKSSRSYSRSRSRSRSGSYSRSPSKSPKKKTSRRSASRSRSRSVSSHSRSPSKGRSPSRSPAKSRSPVAASPVVNGEAASPKRDPSRSPSRSRSPDAKSE, via the exons ATGAGTAGGCGCTGGAGCCGGACCATTTACGTTGGGAACCTCCCAGGGGATATCAGGGAGCGGGAGGTGGAGGATCTGTTCTACAAG TATGGACGGATAGTGGAAATTGACTTGAAGGTCCCCCCAAGGCCACCTGGCTTTGCTTTTGTTGAG TTTGAAGATCCCCGTGATGCCGAGGATGCGATTCAGGGCCGAGATGGCTACAACTTTGATGGGAATCGCCTGAGG GTTGAACTTGCACATGGTGGGAGGGCTAACTCTTCATCCCTTCCTAACAGCCATGGTGGTGGAGGACGCCGTGGTGGTGTCTCTAGGCATACAGAGTATCGTG TTCTGGTTACTGGACTACCTTCTTCTGCATCATGGCAAGATCTAAAG GATCATATGAGAAAGGCTGGTGATGTTTGTTTCTCTGAGGTGTATCGTGAGGGTGGTG GTACTATTGGAATTGTTGATTATACAAACTATGATGATATGAAGTATGCT ATAAGGAAGCTTGATGATACTGAATTTAAAAATGCCTTCTCTCGAGCGCCTATAAGG GTGAAGGAGTATGCTGGCAAAAGCAGCCGCTCCTATTCTCGCAGCCGTAGCAGAAGCCGAAGTGGCAGCTACAGCAGGAGTCCGAG CAAGTCTCCAAAGAAAAAAACATCACGCCGTTCAGCGTCAAGATCTCGGTCAAGATCTGTTTCTTCCCATTCAAGGTCACCGTCGAAGGGACGCTCTCCATCAAG ATCACCAGCAAAATCCCGATCACCTGTTGCTGCATCT CCCGTTGTCAATGGTGAAGCAGCAAGCCCCAAGAGGGACCCAAGCAGGAGCCCATCGCGTTCCCGCTCTCCTGAT GCCAAATCCGAGTAA